The following are encoded together in the Streptomyces sp. NBC_01465 genome:
- a CDS encoding TetR/AcrR family transcriptional regulator, giving the protein MTEAGRSQPTSTARVRRQPQQARSRARVEAILAAADRILSQEGYEALTMRRIAEQAGAPVGSIYQFYPDKSAVVDALGRRYLDAFKTTIDELVERALAGELTDPVAVMIDVYAELFRSQTGGVALWAGRHLSPELARADEASNMLVADGLQRIVEHLTGGPGGREVQRATRMVVWAANAVLHEVFKSDGEPDLETVEELKRMLGPYWEDLRGRLVAARA; this is encoded by the coding sequence ATGACGGAAGCGGGCAGGTCGCAGCCGACGTCGACCGCGCGGGTACGCAGGCAGCCTCAGCAGGCGCGCAGCCGGGCCCGGGTCGAGGCGATCCTCGCCGCGGCCGACCGGATCCTGTCCCAGGAGGGGTACGAGGCGCTGACGATGCGGCGGATCGCCGAGCAGGCGGGAGCGCCGGTCGGCAGCATCTACCAGTTCTACCCGGACAAGAGCGCTGTCGTGGACGCGCTGGGCCGGCGCTATCTCGACGCCTTCAAGACCACCATCGACGAGCTCGTAGAGCGTGCTCTCGCGGGCGAACTGACCGACCCGGTCGCCGTGATGATCGACGTCTACGCCGAACTCTTCCGGTCCCAGACGGGCGGCGTGGCCCTGTGGGCCGGACGGCACCTCAGTCCTGAGCTCGCGCGGGCCGACGAGGCGAGCAACATGCTCGTCGCCGATGGTCTGCAGCGCATCGTGGAGCACCTGACCGGCGGGCCCGGTGGGCGCGAGGTGCAACGGGCGACGCGGATGGTGGTGTGGGCCGCCAACGCCGTACTGCACGAGGTGTTCAAGAGCGACGGCGAGCCGGATCTGGAGACCGTGGAGGAGCTCAAGCGGATGCTCGGCCCCTACTGGGAGGACCTGAGGGGCCGGCTGGTGGCCGCACGGGCGTGA
- a CDS encoding DsbA family protein has protein sequence MAVRRHTGRIVAALAAVSLVGAAAVGCSSSSDGGAGSDAAVSAFAVKSPTGAATLATLPAAVTGSKIVVGDADAPHTATVYVDPRCPYCQKFEEGGGVALAQAAAEGQVKVEYQIASFLDARLGGSGSAKAANALRASAEEGKGKFAQFQAALFASQPGEETDGFTDANLLKIADSVPGLRTAAFDKAVRDNTYAGFVAQSQKDFAAKASGTPTVVVDGKTVKDEAMYETAAFTAYLKAAGLG, from the coding sequence ATGGCTGTACGCCGTCACACCGGCCGCATCGTCGCGGCGCTGGCCGCCGTCTCGCTCGTCGGCGCCGCCGCCGTCGGCTGCTCGTCCTCGTCGGACGGCGGGGCGGGGTCCGACGCCGCCGTGAGCGCCTTCGCCGTGAAGTCCCCGACCGGCGCGGCCACGCTCGCCACGCTGCCCGCCGCCGTCACCGGCTCGAAGATCGTCGTCGGCGACGCGGACGCACCGCACACCGCCACCGTGTACGTGGACCCGCGCTGCCCGTACTGCCAGAAGTTCGAGGAGGGCGGCGGCGTCGCCCTCGCGCAGGCCGCCGCCGAGGGGCAGGTCAAGGTCGAGTACCAGATCGCCTCCTTCCTCGACGCACGGCTCGGCGGCAGCGGCTCGGCCAAGGCGGCCAACGCGCTGCGCGCCTCCGCCGAGGAGGGCAAGGGGAAGTTCGCCCAGTTCCAGGCGGCGCTCTTCGCCAGCCAGCCGGGCGAGGAGACGGACGGCTTCACCGACGCCAACCTGCTGAAGATCGCCGACTCGGTCCCCGGGCTGCGTACGGCCGCATTCGACAAGGCCGTACGGGACAACACCTACGCCGGCTTCGTCGCGCAGTCGCAGAAGGACTTCGCGGCGAAGGCGAGCGGCACGCCGACCGTCGTCGTCGACGGGAAGACGGTCAAGGACGAGGCGATGTACGAGACCGCCGCTTTCACCGCGTATCTGAAGGCTGCCGGTCTCGGCTGA
- a CDS encoding FAD-dependent oxidoreductase has protein sequence MDRITVVGGGFAGLTAAITAAEAGARVTLHEAHHTLGGRARTAEGAYKTNEGPHALYSGGPHWTWLKQRGLLQPLAPIPPRELLRMRFHHRGALHRTPPLALLRLGRHRAELAPVDQGFLSWATGLVGPAGARAAAHYAAVALFHHDPGSLSAAFVQERFRRASSLPPEAHYPRGGWGALIERMAGYAWDLGVRIETSTRVTELPATGDPLVVATSLDAARSLLRDETLTWTGGRTALVDLALTTRPGDPFAVSDLDSPGWIERFTAQDPTLAPPGQQLIQGQFPIAPHESKADGVARAERLLDTGFPQWRERTVWRRASVAANRTGAVDLPGTTWRDRPAISRGGGIYLAGDQVAAPGVLSEVSFNSAIEAVTLALTSSRLEVAR, from the coding sequence ATGGACCGCATCACTGTCGTCGGCGGCGGCTTCGCCGGGCTCACCGCGGCGATCACCGCCGCCGAGGCCGGTGCCCGGGTCACCCTCCACGAGGCCCATCACACCCTCGGCGGCAGGGCCAGGACCGCCGAGGGGGCGTACAAGACCAACGAGGGCCCGCACGCCCTCTACAGCGGCGGCCCGCACTGGACCTGGCTCAAGCAGCGCGGGCTCCTCCAGCCCCTGGCACCCATTCCCCCGCGCGAGCTCCTGCGGATGCGCTTCCACCACCGCGGCGCCCTCCACCGCACCCCGCCGCTCGCCCTCCTCAGGCTCGGCCGGCACCGTGCCGAACTCGCCCCCGTCGACCAGGGCTTCCTCTCCTGGGCCACCGGTCTGGTCGGCCCGGCGGGCGCCCGTGCCGCCGCCCATTACGCCGCCGTCGCCCTCTTCCACCACGATCCGGGCTCCCTCTCCGCCGCGTTCGTCCAGGAGCGATTCCGCCGCGCCTCCTCGCTCCCGCCCGAGGCGCACTACCCGCGCGGCGGCTGGGGCGCGCTGATCGAGCGGATGGCGGGGTACGCCTGGGATCTGGGCGTACGGATCGAGACCAGCACCCGCGTCACCGAACTCCCCGCCACCGGCGACCCGTTGGTCGTCGCCACCTCCCTCGACGCCGCCCGCAGTCTCCTCCGCGACGAGACCCTCACCTGGACCGGCGGCCGCACCGCCCTCGTCGACCTCGCGCTCACCACCCGCCCCGGCGACCCGTTCGCGGTCTCCGACCTCGACTCCCCCGGCTGGATCGAACGCTTCACCGCCCAGGACCCGACCCTCGCCCCGCCCGGACAGCAGCTGATTCAGGGCCAGTTCCCCATCGCCCCGCACGAGTCCAAGGCCGACGGGGTGGCCCGCGCCGAGCGCCTCCTCGACACCGGCTTCCCCCAGTGGCGCGAGCGCACGGTCTGGCGGCGCGCTTCCGTCGCCGCCAACCGCACCGGCGCCGTCGACCTCCCCGGCACCACCTGGCGCGACCGGCCCGCGATCTCCCGCGGCGGCGGCATCTATCTGGCCGGAGACCAGGTCGCCGCCCCCGGTGTCCTCTCCGAGGTCTCCTTCAACAGTGCGATAGAGGCCGTCACCCTGGCCTTGACCTCAAGCAGGCTTGAGGTAGCACGCTGA
- a CDS encoding rhomboid-like protein — protein MSHPVSDPGSRHHAGTVAARALHAVWSYIRSAPGTYIWLAVLFVTTVAMRHMSPEFLDEFLGKRSTNIHNLTHHPFRVLFQSAMWIDGSSWLPYAVLYTIFHAQAERWLGTWRWIAVLAAAHILASYISEGALLWAIHHGHASESMVNTLDVGVSYALAGVVAVLTYRIATPWRYVYLIGVLVIYGAPVITGRTFTDLGHFTSVLIGLACYPITRGRGPAWNPMSLFSRDRQPSDTR, from the coding sequence ATGAGCCACCCAGTGAGCGACCCCGGCAGCCGACACCACGCGGGCACCGTCGCCGCCCGTGCCCTGCACGCCGTCTGGTCGTACATCCGCAGCGCCCCCGGGACCTACATCTGGCTGGCGGTCCTGTTCGTCACGACCGTCGCCATGCGCCACATGTCCCCGGAGTTCCTGGACGAGTTCCTCGGCAAGCGCTCCACCAACATCCACAACCTCACGCACCACCCCTTCCGGGTCCTCTTCCAGAGCGCGATGTGGATCGACGGCTCCAGCTGGCTGCCGTACGCGGTCCTCTACACGATCTTCCACGCGCAGGCCGAGCGCTGGCTGGGCACCTGGCGCTGGATCGCCGTCCTCGCCGCCGCGCACATCCTCGCCAGCTACATCAGCGAGGGCGCCCTGCTCTGGGCGATCCACCACGGGCACGCTTCGGAGTCGATGGTCAACACCCTTGATGTGGGCGTGAGTTACGCGCTCGCCGGGGTCGTCGCCGTCCTCACGTACCGGATCGCCACACCCTGGCGCTACGTCTATCTCATCGGCGTCCTCGTCATCTACGGCGCCCCGGTGATCACCGGCAGGACCTTCACCGACCTCGGCCACTTCACCTCGGTGCTGATCGGCCTGGCCTGCTACCCGATCACGCGCGGCCGCGGTCCCGCCTGGAACCCGATGTCGCTGTTCAGCCGAGACCGGCAGCCTTCAGATACGCGGTGA
- a CDS encoding aminoglycoside phosphotransferase family protein produces MGRLTHVARIRRVSDIPDGLMERGKDFLGRWGLRQEGPPMRGRVSVVLPVVREADGVRAALKVQDVDDETVGEPLALRTWGGDAVVRLLDEDPETGTMLLERLDEGRPLASVPDVLEATQVVAELLVRINAVAAPTGMRRLADIAEAMLESVPQAADSLADGGERRLLKDCAAALREVRGEPGDRLLHWDLHFDNVLGAEREPWLVIDPKPLAGDPCFELMPALWNRFDEGRVKERFDLMTEVMGVDRERARGWTLGRVLQNSLWAVEGGSGRLPAEMAEIARLLLA; encoded by the coding sequence ATGGGCCGATTGACGCATGTGGCTAGGATCCGGCGCGTGAGCGACATTCCGGATGGGCTGATGGAGCGCGGCAAGGACTTCCTGGGGCGGTGGGGCCTGCGGCAGGAGGGCCCGCCGATGCGGGGGCGGGTGTCGGTGGTGCTGCCCGTGGTGCGGGAGGCCGACGGGGTGCGGGCCGCGCTGAAGGTGCAGGACGTCGACGACGAGACCGTGGGGGAGCCGCTTGCGCTTCGGACGTGGGGCGGCGACGCGGTGGTGCGGCTCCTCGACGAGGACCCGGAGACCGGGACGATGCTCCTCGAACGGCTCGACGAGGGACGCCCGCTGGCGTCCGTACCGGATGTGCTGGAGGCGACACAGGTCGTCGCGGAGCTGCTGGTGCGGATCAACGCGGTGGCGGCGCCGACCGGGATGCGCAGGCTCGCGGACATCGCGGAGGCCATGCTGGAGTCCGTACCGCAGGCGGCCGACTCCCTTGCGGACGGCGGCGAGCGGCGGCTGCTGAAGGACTGCGCGGCGGCGCTGCGCGAGGTTCGAGGCGAGCCGGGAGACCGGCTCCTGCACTGGGACCTGCACTTCGACAACGTGCTGGGCGCGGAGCGCGAACCGTGGCTCGTCATCGACCCGAAGCCCCTCGCCGGCGACCCGTGCTTCGAGCTGATGCCCGCGCTGTGGAACAGGTTCGACGAGGGCCGGGTGAAGGAGCGCTTCGACCTGATGACGGAGGTCATGGGCGTGGACCGGGAGCGGGCGCGGGGGTGGACGCTCGGTCGCGTACTGCAGAACTCGCTGTGGGCCGTGGAGGGTGGCAGCGGGCGTCTGCCTGCTGAAATGGCGGAGATCGCCCGGCTGCTGCTGGCTTAG
- a CDS encoding NAD(P)/FAD-dependent oxidoreductase translates to MSTVNGGISFWYAQEGLPAPREPLPGDTSADVVIVGGGYTGLWTAYYLKKAVPFLNITVLEAKFCGYGASGRNGGWLYNGIAGRDRYAKLHGHEQAVRLQQAMNDTVTEVVKTAAAESIDADIHQGGVLEVAYTPAQLARLKAFHAVEIAFGETDRTLHGVRETAERIRVQGAVGSTWTPHGARLHPAKLVKGLAAAVEALGVTIHESTPVTEIKPKHAVTPYGTVRAPYVLRCTEGFTANLKGSHRAWLPMNSSMIATEPLPKSAWDAIGWEGRETLGDMAHAYMYAQRTADDRIALGGRGVPYRYGSKTDNDGRTQPGTIEDLREILTRFFPSLASARIDHAWSGVLGVPRDWCATVTLDRSTGIGWAGGYVGSGVATANLAARTLRDLIQQDSGQGGPTELTTLPWVNHKVRNWEPEPLRWLAVHSMYAAYRGADRRELTASTTETDKIAQYADRLSGRH, encoded by the coding sequence ATGAGCACCGTCAACGGCGGCATATCGTTCTGGTACGCGCAGGAGGGCCTCCCGGCGCCGAGGGAGCCCCTGCCCGGCGACACGTCGGCGGACGTCGTGATCGTCGGCGGCGGGTACACCGGCCTGTGGACGGCGTACTACCTGAAGAAGGCCGTCCCCTTCCTCAACATCACCGTCCTGGAAGCCAAGTTCTGCGGCTACGGCGCCTCCGGCCGCAACGGCGGCTGGCTCTACAACGGCATCGCGGGCCGCGACCGCTACGCCAAGCTCCACGGCCACGAGCAGGCCGTCCGCCTCCAGCAGGCGATGAACGACACGGTCACCGAGGTCGTGAAGACCGCGGCCGCCGAGTCGATCGACGCGGACATCCACCAGGGCGGCGTACTCGAAGTCGCCTACACGCCCGCCCAGTTGGCGCGCCTCAAGGCCTTCCACGCCGTCGAGATCGCCTTCGGCGAGACCGACCGCACCCTGCACGGCGTACGCGAGACCGCCGAGCGCATCCGCGTCCAGGGCGCGGTCGGCTCGACCTGGACCCCGCACGGCGCCCGCCTGCACCCCGCGAAGCTGGTCAAGGGCCTGGCGGCGGCGGTCGAGGCGCTGGGCGTCACGATCCACGAGTCGACGCCGGTCACGGAGATCAAGCCCAAGCACGCGGTCACCCCGTACGGCACGGTCCGCGCCCCGTACGTCCTGCGCTGCACCGAGGGCTTCACCGCGAACCTCAAGGGCAGCCACCGCGCCTGGCTCCCCATGAACTCCTCGATGATCGCCACCGAGCCGCTGCCCAAGTCGGCCTGGGACGCGATCGGTTGGGAGGGACGCGAGACGCTCGGCGACATGGCGCACGCGTACATGTACGCCCAGCGCACGGCCGACGACCGCATCGCGCTGGGCGGGCGCGGCGTCCCGTACCGCTACGGCTCGAAGACCGACAACGACGGCCGTACGCAGCCCGGCACCATCGAGGACCTCCGCGAGATCCTCACCCGCTTCTTCCCCTCCCTCGCCTCCGCCCGTATCGACCACGCCTGGTCGGGTGTGCTCGGCGTCCCGCGCGACTGGTGCGCCACGGTCACCCTGGACCGCTCGACGGGCATCGGCTGGGCGGGCGGTTACGTCGGCTCGGGCGTCGCCACCGCCAACCTCGCAGCCCGCACCCTGCGCGACCTCATCCAGCAGGACTCGGGCCAGGGCGGCCCCACGGAGCTGACGACGCTCCCCTGGGTCAACCACAAGGTCCGCAACTGGGAGCCGGAGCCGCTGCGCTGGCTCGCGGTGCACAGCATGTACGCGGCGTACCGGGGCGCGGACCGGCGCGAACTGACCGCGAGCACCACGGAGACCGACAAGATCGCCCAGTACGCGGACCGGCTGTCGGGCCGGCACTGA
- a CDS encoding zinc-binding dehydrogenase → MRAIRLHAFGPAENLTYETVEDPVPAPGQVRIKVAASGVHLLDTALREGIPGPYPALPELPTVPGREVAGVVDALGEGTDASWLGKRVVAHLGMNPGGYAELAVTAATQLHEIPAQLGDAEAVAMIGTGRTTLGILQFADLDRDSVAIVPAAAGGIGTLLVQYAKNRGATVIGLAGGPAKVARTQENGADLAVDYTDPNWPSLVRTYLDGRTATVVFDSVGGTTARAAVDLLGKGGKHLVFGWSGEGLHNGSPLTFTEAELAERGITSQSVLGPAMLKAAGPGGIRSLETRALEAASTGRLRPAVQVFPLSWAAEAHRALESRGTMGKVVLVP, encoded by the coding sequence ATGAGAGCGATACGACTGCACGCATTCGGCCCGGCGGAGAACCTCACGTACGAGACCGTCGAGGATCCGGTCCCGGCCCCCGGCCAGGTCCGGATCAAGGTCGCGGCCTCCGGCGTCCACCTCCTCGACACCGCACTCCGCGAGGGCATCCCCGGCCCCTATCCGGCCCTGCCCGAGCTCCCCACCGTCCCGGGCCGCGAGGTCGCCGGGGTGGTCGACGCGCTCGGCGAGGGCACCGACGCGAGCTGGCTGGGCAAGCGGGTCGTGGCGCACCTCGGCATGAACCCCGGCGGCTACGCCGAACTCGCCGTCACCGCTGCCACCCAACTCCACGAGATCCCCGCCCAGTTGGGCGACGCCGAGGCAGTCGCCATGATCGGTACGGGCCGCACCACGCTGGGCATCCTGCAGTTCGCCGACCTCGACCGCGACTCCGTAGCGATCGTCCCGGCGGCGGCGGGCGGCATCGGCACGCTCCTGGTCCAGTACGCGAAGAACCGCGGCGCCACCGTCATCGGCCTCGCCGGCGGCCCGGCGAAGGTGGCCCGCACCCAGGAGAACGGCGCCGACCTCGCCGTCGACTACACCGACCCCAACTGGCCGTCTCTGGTGCGCACTTACCTCGACGGCCGCACCGCCACCGTCGTCTTCGACTCCGTGGGCGGCACCACCGCACGCGCCGCCGTCGACCTCCTCGGCAAGGGCGGAAAGCACCTGGTCTTCGGCTGGTCGGGCGAGGGCCTCCACAACGGCTCCCCGCTCACGTTCACGGAGGCCGAACTCGCCGAACGCGGGATCACCTCACAGAGCGTCCTCGGCCCGGCGATGCTCAAGGCGGCGGGCCCCGGCGGCATCCGCTCCCTGGAGACCCGCGCACTCGAAGCGGCGTCAACGGGGCGCCTGCGACCGGCAGTTCAGGTCTTCCCGCTCTCCTGGGCAGCCGAGGCACACCGCGCCCTGGAGAGCCGGGGCACGATGGGCAAGGTGGTCCTGGTGCCCTAG
- a CDS encoding GNAT family N-acetyltransferase, whose translation MIRNATPADVPVIHTMVRELAEYEKALHEAQATEEQLHEALFGERPAAYAFIAETEEGEPAGFALWFLNFSTWRGVHGIYLEDLYVRPELRGGGYGKALLTELARTCVARGYQRLEWSVLNWNEPSIRFYEALGARPQDEWTVYRLTDAALAELGS comes from the coding sequence ATGATTCGCAATGCCACACCCGCCGATGTCCCCGTCATCCACACCATGGTCCGCGAGCTCGCGGAGTACGAGAAGGCCCTCCACGAGGCGCAGGCCACCGAGGAGCAGCTGCACGAGGCGCTCTTCGGGGAGCGCCCGGCCGCGTACGCGTTCATCGCGGAGACCGAGGAGGGCGAGCCCGCCGGATTCGCCCTGTGGTTCCTCAACTTCTCGACGTGGCGCGGGGTGCACGGCATCTACCTGGAGGACCTGTACGTACGCCCCGAGTTGCGCGGCGGCGGCTACGGCAAGGCGCTGCTGACGGAGCTGGCGCGCACCTGCGTGGCGCGCGGCTACCAGCGCCTGGAGTGGTCGGTCCTCAACTGGAACGAGCCTTCGATCCGCTTCTACGAGGCTCTGGGCGCGCGCCCGCAGGACGAGTGGACGGTGTACCGCCTCACGGACGCGGCGCTGGCGGAGCTGGGGAGCTGA
- a CDS encoding discoidin domain-containing protein: MTMAQLPRRKRRFPAVVSLLLAVLALLLAPLPSSAAESDPGWWNPTARPTPDAQVNVTGEPFKGTDSQGRVRGFVDAHDHIMANEGFGGRLICGKPFSEQGVADALKDCPEHYPDGSLAIFDMVTKGGDGKHDPVGWPTFKDWPAHDSLTHQQNYYANIERAWRGGQRVLVNDLVTNGVICSVYFFKDRSCDEMTAIRLEAQKSYDMQAFIDKMYGGPGKGWFRIVTSSAQARAVIEQGKLAVVLGVETSEPFGCKQVLDIAQCSKADIDKGLDELHQLGVSSMFLCHKFDNALCGVRYDSGALGTAINVGQFLSTGTFWKTEDCRGPEHDNPIGNAVAAQAESQLPKGVSVPTYASGAQCNTRGLTSLGEYAVRGMMKRHMMLEVDHMSVKAADQAFEVLESEAYPGVISSHSWMDSGWTERLYKLGGFAAQYMSVAGPFSAEAKAKEALREKYQVGYGYGTDMNGVGGWPAPRGADAPNPVKYPFRSTDGGSVIDKQVTGERTWDFNTDGAAHYGMVPDWIEDIRNVGGQKVVDDLFAGAESYLRTWGNTEKHESGKNLASGAAASASTTEWWNPFVGFAPAKAVDGDKDTRWASEWKDDQWLQVDLGSTQPVKRVTVDWEAAYAKSYRIELSQDGRTWQTAWSTTAGDGGLDTAWFARTPARYVRIHGLERGTKWGLSLREVGVHSD, translated from the coding sequence ATGACCATGGCTCAACTCCCGCGACGCAAGCGCAGATTCCCGGCAGTGGTGTCGCTGCTCCTCGCCGTGCTGGCCCTGCTCCTCGCCCCGTTGCCCAGCTCCGCGGCGGAGTCCGACCCCGGCTGGTGGAACCCGACCGCACGGCCCACTCCCGACGCGCAGGTCAACGTCACGGGTGAGCCGTTCAAGGGCACCGACTCCCAGGGCCGCGTACGGGGCTTCGTCGACGCCCACGACCACATCATGGCCAACGAGGGCTTCGGCGGCCGGCTGATCTGCGGCAAGCCGTTCTCCGAGCAGGGCGTCGCCGACGCGCTCAAGGACTGTCCCGAGCACTACCCGGACGGGTCGCTCGCCATTTTCGACATGGTCACCAAGGGCGGCGACGGCAAGCACGACCCCGTCGGCTGGCCCACCTTCAAGGACTGGCCCGCCCATGACTCGCTGACCCACCAGCAGAACTACTACGCCAACATCGAGCGGGCCTGGCGCGGCGGCCAGCGTGTGCTCGTCAACGACCTGGTCACCAACGGGGTGATCTGCTCGGTCTACTTCTTCAAGGACCGCAGCTGCGACGAGATGACCGCGATCCGCCTCGAGGCGCAGAAGTCGTACGACATGCAGGCCTTCATCGACAAGATGTACGGCGGCCCCGGCAAGGGCTGGTTCCGCATCGTCACCAGCAGCGCACAGGCCCGCGCGGTGATCGAGCAGGGCAAGCTGGCCGTCGTCCTGGGGGTCGAGACCTCCGAGCCGTTCGGCTGCAAGCAGGTTCTGGACATCGCGCAGTGCAGCAAGGCGGACATCGACAAGGGCCTTGACGAGCTGCACCAGCTCGGCGTGAGCAGCATGTTCCTGTGCCACAAGTTCGACAACGCCCTGTGCGGAGTGCGCTACGACTCCGGCGCGCTCGGTACGGCCATCAACGTGGGCCAGTTCCTGTCGACCGGCACCTTCTGGAAGACGGAGGACTGCCGCGGCCCCGAGCACGACAACCCCATCGGCAATGCGGTGGCGGCGCAGGCGGAGAGCCAGCTGCCGAAGGGGGTCTCCGTCCCCACGTACGCCTCGGGCGCGCAGTGCAACACCCGCGGACTGACCAGTCTCGGTGAGTACGCGGTGCGCGGAATGATGAAGCGTCACATGATGCTGGAAGTCGACCACATGAGCGTCAAGGCCGCCGACCAGGCCTTCGAGGTCCTGGAGTCCGAGGCGTACCCGGGCGTCATCTCCTCGCACAGCTGGATGGACTCGGGATGGACCGAGCGGCTCTACAAGCTCGGCGGGTTCGCCGCCCAGTACATGAGCGTCGCCGGGCCGTTCAGCGCCGAGGCCAAGGCCAAGGAGGCGCTGCGCGAGAAGTACCAGGTCGGCTACGGCTACGGCACCGACATGAACGGTGTCGGCGGCTGGCCGGCCCCGCGGGGCGCGGACGCCCCGAACCCGGTGAAGTACCCCTTCCGCTCCACGGACGGCGGCTCGGTCATCGACAAGCAGGTCACCGGCGAGCGCACCTGGGACTTCAACACCGACGGCGCCGCTCACTACGGCATGGTCCCGGACTGGATCGAGGACATCCGCAACGTAGGCGGCCAGAAGGTCGTGGACGACCTCTTCGCAGGCGCCGAGTCCTACCTCCGCACCTGGGGGAACACCGAGAAGCACGAGTCGGGGAAGAACCTGGCCTCGGGTGCGGCCGCCTCGGCGTCCACGACCGAGTGGTGGAACCCGTTCGTCGGCTTCGCCCCTGCCAAGGCCGTGGACGGCGACAAGGACACCCGCTGGGCCAGCGAGTGGAAGGACGACCAGTGGCTGCAGGTCGACCTGGGCTCCACACAACCGGTCAAGCGGGTCACCGTCGACTGGGAGGCGGCGTACGCGAAGTCGTACCGCATCGAGCTGTCGCAGGACGGCAGGACCTGGCAGACGGCCTGGTCCACGACCGCCGGCGACGGCGGCCTGGACACCGCGTGGTTCGCCCGGACCCCGGCGCGCTACGTACGCATCCACGGCCTGGAGCGCGGCACCAAGTGGGGCCTCTCGCTCCGCGAGGTCGGCGTCCACAGCGACTGA
- a CDS encoding pentapeptide repeat-containing protein: protein MARKQTPVIRRPEVRLPPLSPYSGRGLEPDGDYDGLEFRGLDFTGQDGAGARFMDCALTECALDETGLVRARFIDTVLTGIRGVGTSLTEASLRDVEVVDARLGGVQMHGAVLERVVVRGGKIDYLNLRGARLKDVTFEGVVLAEPDFGSAQLDRVEFHNCELRRADFSGVRMKDVDLRGATVLDIARGVERLAGAVISPSQLLDLAPVFAAQIGVRVEGA, encoded by the coding sequence ATGGCACGCAAGCAGACTCCCGTGATCAGACGCCCCGAGGTGCGACTTCCCCCGCTGAGCCCGTACAGCGGCAGGGGACTGGAACCGGACGGGGACTACGACGGCCTGGAGTTCCGCGGCCTGGACTTCACGGGCCAGGACGGGGCGGGGGCCCGCTTCATGGACTGCGCGCTGACGGAGTGCGCGCTGGACGAGACGGGTCTGGTGCGGGCGCGCTTCATCGACACCGTACTGACGGGCATAAGAGGTGTGGGCACGTCACTGACGGAGGCGTCGCTGCGGGACGTGGAGGTCGTGGACGCGCGGCTGGGCGGGGTGCAGATGCACGGGGCCGTGCTGGAGCGGGTGGTGGTGCGGGGCGGGAAGATCGACTACCTGAACCTGCGCGGGGCGAGGCTGAAGGACGTCACGTTCGAGGGTGTGGTGCTGGCGGAGCCGGACTTCGGCTCGGCGCAGCTGGACCGGGTGGAGTTCCACAACTGCGAGCTGCGCCGGGCCGACTTCTCGGGGGTACGGATGAAGGACGTGGACCTGCGGGGGGCGACGGTGCTGGACATCGCGAGGGGAGTGGAGCGCCTGGCGGGGGCGGTGATCAGCCCGTCCCAACTCCTGGACCTGGCCCCGGTGTTCGCGGCGCAGATCGGAGTGCGGGTGGAGGGCGCGTGA
- a CDS encoding VOC family protein encodes MTKTAPEGYTSVAPWVVTDDTGALLDFITVAFGGEEIARVQVEDGTIGHGEIRVGDTVVLAFDRRPDWPAMPSLLRVYVPDADAAMAAAVAHGAQVVTESADSAWGDRGGRVRDPFGNIWWVMSRVEDVAPDVAWQRMAEPKYADAMRMAQETLDAELGGRETGVASTPQRPAGL; translated from the coding sequence ATGACCAAGACCGCACCCGAGGGCTACACCAGCGTCGCGCCGTGGGTCGTCACCGACGACACCGGCGCACTGCTCGACTTCATCACCGTCGCCTTCGGCGGCGAGGAGATCGCCCGCGTGCAGGTCGAGGACGGCACCATCGGCCACGGCGAGATCCGCGTCGGCGACACGGTCGTCCTCGCCTTCGACCGACGCCCCGACTGGCCGGCCATGCCCTCCCTGCTGCGCGTCTACGTACCGGACGCGGACGCCGCCATGGCCGCCGCCGTCGCGCACGGCGCCCAGGTGGTCACCGAGTCCGCCGACAGCGCCTGGGGCGATCGCGGCGGCCGCGTACGCGACCCGTTCGGCAACATCTGGTGGGTGATGAGCCGCGTCGAGGACGTCGCACCGGACGTGGCCTGGCAGCGCATGGCCGAGCCGAAGTACGCCGACGCCATGCGCATGGCCCAGGAGACCCTGGACGCCGAGCTCGGCGGCCGGGAGACGGGGGTGGCCAGCACCCCACAGCGCCCGGCCGGCCTCTGA